The Clupea harengus chromosome 13, Ch_v2.0.2, whole genome shotgun sequence DNA window GTTCATGAATATTAATATGTGTGGGATTAGCTGGGGATTGCATGTAAAAATAGATGTGTGCAGTCCCAAGAGCTACAGCACGATGGAGAGGGAATGTGAGAAGCTAGAGAAATAACAGGGAGTGAAAGGAGATTTGGGTATCACATGGAAAGACGAGGCTAAAGGGATTCCAGCAGTGCTCTGAGGGTAACTTCCAAGTTAGGAGAATGGCTTCAACAGATCCCAGGAATAATGTCCAAAGTCTCTGTCCAGAAATCTCTGCCCAGAAATCTCTGCCCCAGACCCCATAACAAAAACACCTATGAATTATATACTcatacatattttatatatatatacagtactgtgcaaaagttttaggcaggtgtgaaaaaaatgctgtaaactaagaatgctttcaaaaatggaagtgttaacagtttattttcatcaattaataaaatgcagtgaatgaacagaagataaatctaaatcaaatcaatatttggtgtgaccaccctttgccttcaaaacagcatcaattcttctaggtacacttgcacacagtttttgaaggaactcggctggtaggttgttccaaacatcttggagaactaaccacagatcttctgtgGATTTAGGGTTCCTtaaatccttctgtctcttcatgtaatcccagacagactcgatgactTATAGCATTTTTTCACTTTTACCTTTGCAtcaaaataatgcaaatgtaagtgccAGTTGCAAAATGCGCTGTCATATTGCATGACCAATTTGTACACTGTGGTGTCACAGCTATTTACCTCAGATAATTGTATGCACcaatcttcatgtaatcccagacagacttgatgatttacagcattttttcacacctgcctaaaacttttgcacagtactgtgtgtgtgtgtgtgtgtgtgtgtgtgtgtgtgtgtgtgtgtgtgtgtgtgtgtgtgtatatatacatatatatatatatatatatatatatatatatatataagaaataGATGCCTTGGTCTTTCCTCAATCACTCCATTcacagaaacagaagagagtAGCTGCTTTCGTGTCTCTGATTCCTGTTCTGCCGAGTTCATCTGAAGTTGGAGACCATGGAGAGATGTGGCTCACCTCTGAGGTACGCTCAACACCAGAGACCGTTTTTGCTCAGGAAAtatgacattttaaaatatatgaGTCACACACTTTAGAAAGGTTCCGCCACAGCTGGAGGTGTAAACAATCATATCCACGATGAGCTGAACTGTGAAGGGGCTTTTTTTTCAGTACTGAAATGTTCCTTGCTCAGTTCCATGTAATGAGTTGTATTAATGTGTCTGAAAACCTTACAGCAATGCCTGGATCTAGTCATCGGAAACGGTGTCAGTTTAGCGGCCCTACTCTGCAACTTCTTTCTGTATTTAGAAGTAGAGGCATATGTTCTTCTAGCTACATCAATTACAGAGGTAAGCTGCTCACCTAAGCTCTTATAAATgggttgtgtatgtgcatagGTGTGTTTAGACATCTCTACCTTTTCATTCACtcttcacaaatgtattttgcaaTTCACAAAGAATTCTAGTAAAAGATGAACTCAAGAACTGACTTCTTTGTCTTATTCCCAGGGTGAGAGGGCGTATGTTTTAACCACTGGGCCCTCCGGTGTCTTGGTGTGGGATCAAAAAGATGGGAGCCACTACAGCTTACAGGAGGCATTCTGTCCAATCATAAAAGTGGACTGTGTGGTCAACTGGAAAAATGTACAGTGTataaaaatagaatagaatagaaaatagaaaagcctttattgtcattgtatttgcataaaaCTAAATTTGCAAcactgctcctgttggtgcgactagggacaacatataatacaacaacaacctataacacaacaatagtacaaatagctaaaaaatagtacattgaaaatatatatgttaAGAGTTCAATCAAGTGTGGTGGTATATATTGCACGTTCTTCCATGAGGTGCAGTAACATTTTGAGTACAGTAACATTTTGTTTATACAATGTTTAGTTTATCTAAGAAGAATTTTGCAGCGCTGTTTCTTTGGATGTATGGGGCCAGAGTTCCTACTTCAGTTCCAATTTCAGTTTAGGGCGTAAAACTGAGTCAGAGATACTCTGGTGGTTATCTTCCCCTCAGTAACTGTACCTGTGGTGCCTCACTGTGGTTTTGGCACGGCCTGTGTCACCAGAGATAAACAAACATTTCTGTTGTCTTGGTGCGTCGTAGGTGTGGTTTCATAGGAACAATGCAATGGCAGTGCCGCTGACGTTTCAGCTGTCAGATGATTTTACATGGATTGCTTTGTTCTCAGCAGACTCCCAGCCAAAGTCAGCAGAAGAGGTTAGTCTTACCTGCCCATGTGATTACCTGTGAAGTAGTGACACCATGTGGCCAGATTAAGAAGTGCAATTGTTATaattttgtaattattatttagACCACGGAAATCATTGTATATGATTtaataattattttgtttttggaaGTCCCCTGCAATCCAGTATCGCATTCCTCAGTCAGAGCTGGTTGAAGTCTTACAAAGAAGGTAGGTTAGGCCACAGAAGTGTCTTTAAAATAAACAGTTTCACATAACCCTCTTGAGTAACAACTATAAAACCCAATGCATCTCtctaaatatgtgtgtttgcagtcatGTGCGTCTTTCTGAGTTGTGTGCCTTTGCTTGAAGGATGGAGAATAAGCTAAAGCAGAGTGTGATGGAATGGCGCTGTCCCCACCTGACGCGGTGGAACAGGCGCTACCCTACTATCCTCAGTGAAATCCTGCCCAAGTTCGAGATGCAGCAAGACCTCTCCTCCGTGGAGGAGGAGCTTCACAGACTGTCCGTCAACATGAGGGACTTCAAGGTGAGGCCCGGACCTCCCACCATTACTCGCTTTAtgattgctgctttaaatagcTTGTGGTTGACAGCAGTGAATGCCTGGGTTTTCAAGAAATTTTTTGAAGTTGATTGACAGATCCTTAAAaatctgtgtattttttttttccaccaggAACTGTAGAATCACGTGTAAAATGAAAATCACTTTTCACATCAGAGTCTCTGATTCTTCTTCATTTGTACCAACAACACCATCATATTCTCAAGTCATCAGTTTAGTGCCAAAGTAACATTTTTGTTGGCCTTATTCAGAGTGTGACCGTAACCAATTGTGAACCGCATTGTTATGTGATAGACTAGACTAGACAACCAAAAACCAAACCTCTACATTAACAATGGTTCCTTTGTTTTTTAGGTGACTGGCATGCCCATTCATATGGCTTTCACCGATATGGATGCTGTGATCGAACGAGTCCGGAGCGCCCAGATTCACAGCACAGAGATCCCCGACACGGAGTTTGCGCTCTGTGTCTACATCCATCCCTACCATAATGACATCTTGTCTGTCTGGGTCTTCCTAGCATCACTGGCGACACGTCAGAAGGGAACATACTACCAGCCCCCAAGTTACGGTGAATAGAGTTACCAATGTTTTGCCTGCATTCATTAGAACACTTCTCtagagagaaagggtggagTTTCACTTAGATTGGTCAGGTTTGAGACCACACTCGGCCCACTCCAGGCGGAGAAGTACAGCCTGGGAGAAGACAAGGGACGCCCTTGTGGGAAGGTCATGAGCATAGaaattaatactttttttctttttctatgtcAGTATTTACACAGCCTGTCTTAGTCACTGTTTGGATGCAATTCTTCAGGTTGTCCATATCTGCACTGAGTGACGGTTCACTTGTTGTTTGTAATGAAATAAATCCTTTTGCACCCATATTGTGAGTGCTTATAGAATCTCTCTGAACATGCTCTCTTCAGTTGATGTCTGAAAGTGTCGGATGTAGATGCATGTCATCTCAATTCAGCCATCAAAAAAATGCTCACACTTTCTGAGAGTAAAAAGAAACCTCTAGATGACTGTTTGACATGAGTGTACATGAAACTGACACAGGGCACATGTCTGTTCGAGACGTTCATAGTCACCCTGCAGTGTTtttattaaaaacaaataacGAATCAAAGTGCACTTGTACTGTTCACAGGACAATAGTCTACATTCAATGCTTCTGAGGTAGCAGCGCACAAATAAACAACTACACCTACTTGTAAAAATGACTATACACCCACATTTTTCATGAAGTCTGCATTGAAAAATACACTTCAACATAATTAGCATTATttcaaggcaaaaaaaaaaaaaaaaagttactaTTGCACGTTTGAATGGCCTGATTCTGTATGACTAAGAACGTAACACTGAATTTCCAACACTTCTTGACCAgatgatgtgttttagtttttttttttgtttcaaaaaaaagagagaaaaaaaaagaaagaaaaaacatcgCTTAGCAGCTGAAATGGTTCAGTTAATCCTTCCGAGTCGAatgtgagggaggggggcagcttGGTCACCCTGGCTCCATCATGTCAACACCTGTCCATTCCTCTAAAGAACCAGAGCCAGCATCACCTGTCAAACTGGGGGGTGGCACAGGTGTAGAGTGCGTTCAACTGATAGCCCCGGGTGGGCAGGTTCCCCTTTGGATCCAGTGAGGCCGATATGGTTTGGGCCTGCCCCTGTCCCAGGGTGGTGCTGGGCTGCAGCGTGGTGGTATGGGTCAGGTAGGGGGACGGGCCGTGGGTCTGGGCCAGGTTCTGCTGGGTGTACTGTAGCGTGGGTCTCTGGAGGTACTGGTGTGGAGCAGCGCTCTGGGGCTGGGACTGGAACACCATCTGAGACATCGGGTGCTGGCACTTCTGCTTGTTGGCTTCTTTCAGGTCACCGTCGTGGGCACTGAGAACCAAAGAACAGGGACAGAGTTACTTTTTGGCattcaagaaagaaaaaaaaaaacactgtctgCCTGGAGCAAGTGAAGCATTTTCTTGATAGGATAGCAGCCTCTCTGAATTATATTTCTAGTTGAAGTCTCTAGTTTTCcagtttctttcttttgtacgtcgctttggatagaagtgtctgctaaatgactaaatgcactAATATGAACTCCATACAAATGTATAGTAGAGATGAAGGAGTGAACTATTACTAGTTGTGTAAGAACTGTCGAATGGAAGTCAGCAAGGAACTTGCTTTGTGCTCTGCAGATATTGCCCTACAACACGACCACTGATCATGTGCATAGTGAATGAAGAGCAAGGCACACTTGTTCAGTGACAGCGTTCTACTCTCTGCTTTCAGCATTTTATGCCACTTTTCCACATTATCAACAAAGGCCTGCTTACCTCACAGCCTCATCTCTACCAACCCACCACTGCAAGTCTATATGAATGGCAATATAGTATATGATCACTACAAAAGCAGTTGAGGACATCACAAGTGATGCTGCACTGGGAGCGCAGAGGCCTTTGTGTAGCGTACTCACAGAAGTAACCTCTCCACACAGGGCAGCAAGTGTTCCCAGGGGTAGAGAGTGAGGTGCTGGAGACGGCTGGGCCAGGTAGGGGACAGGCGCAGGATGATGCGAGAGGCCGCCACGCAACCAGCCGCCACCAAAGATGGCGCAAAGCTCAGGAAGACATGGTCTgaggagaaagaaggggggggggggggggggggcgtttgaGATCGTCGGGAATGACTGAAGTGCCGCTCACATCTACCTACCCTGAGAACTTGACAACGCATCCTGAAGTTGGCATTGAAGATGAAACCTGCGCAAAATACTGACCACATATGAAAGCTTGCCTGAAAATCTGACCAGATACACCTGTGGTAAGGCATGAATGAAGGAGTGAGATGGTATCAGGGCGTAAAGGGTCCTGATTGCAATCTAAGCAGCAAACTAGATACAATGCAAATCTGCCTTATCAAAATCAAGCACCAAGTAGTATTGCATGCTTCAGTGACAGAACAGTATTATGCCAGTAATACACATAATTAGCATTTGATCTCATTCTTTATGGAGTCTGTTTATTATGCTTATTTACATTAATCTAAACTACATTGGAGCAGTCCACATTCACCTCTTTTTAAGATCTGGCAAGATCTTCAATTTGGCAAGAGACATGCaatatacacaaaaacatacaatacaaaaacaaacaatatactgtaAATAACTGGAATGCTATGGTTTGGTAAAGATCATATTTTCATTCATGCAGTGCCCTTCATAGAGGTTTACATTAGAAGATCCGTTTGTAGCATTAAATTGGAGCATATCTTGCTCAATTAcacctcatctctttctctttctctctctttctctagttTTACTCTCCCTTTTCTCACATACACCGACATGCAGTCTTCAACACAATCCCCATCAATGCAGGCACATCTCATCTCCCTTAATTCACACAGATTTCCCCGATCaattccttctcttcctctgtcgaTTCTTATCTTCCCCATTGTCATGGGTTGGTAAAGTGGTACCTTCAACAATCTCACCGCAACTATAGAAtgtcttgtgtatttgtttgttcgcttgcctgtgtgttggtctgtaaACTTGcctgtctgttggtctgtctacttgtctgtctgttggtctgtctatgtgtctgcttgtctgtctgcctgcttgtCTGTTTGTTGCTTTATGCCACTTTGTTTTCACACTGTATTAGAGCGGGTGGCTTCAATCACGATTGTAACTACACTTGAATAAAAATAAAGCTGTCCTccgaagaggggggagggggggggggaccggtAGTGggcctaaataaataaattggagCACATCTGGCAGAAATAtaagaatgaaaaacaaaacaaaaacagcaacaatagcaGTAAGTAAATAGGGGATACAACAGACTATAGTTTAGTGGTGATCAAAGAAATAACTCAAGTAAAGAGGAGCTTTATGAAAGCTGACAAAGGGGCAACATGACATCACTCACCCTGTAATGAAACCTCCAGGAAGTAGTCTGCGTACTTGCTCATGTAAAGGACCGTCTTCTCCAGGCAGACCATGGGCCAGCCATCATGCAAGTCCCCCTCGTGGACCGATATTGACAAGTAGTACTCAATGAAGTGGGCCGCCGTGGGAAGGTACAGGTTCCACTGGAAGGCCTCCAGGAGCAGCAGCTCCATGTGTAACAGCCCCGGTCGGGTCAGAACCAGGCTCATGGAGCTCATGCAACCGAGGCTGTTCAATGTCTGCAGCTTGGGCACTCggtcttctctctcctcaaaTTTGcctaaagaaaaagaaaacaattatgGATTATGATTATGGAAACATCTCAGTATCAAAATTGAAATATTATATGCAAAATGGCAAAGTATCCATATTAAATACCAACTAAATTGCACAGCATGGGTTTATGTTTAAACCCATAAAAACGTCAAGAACTAAAATCAAAGTTGTGTGCACACGTTACAAAAATGAACAGCCAACAGAAATCCTTACTAGCCAAGAGCAAACAGGAGAGGGCGACTATATGAAGCTGCTGGACAGAGATGTCATAGCGGTCCATGAAGAGATCCAACAGATAAACTGCAAGGTGTCTGGCGTTTGGGCATAGCTTGAAACGATTGCTCACTACTGCTATGAGGTCTGCAAAGTACCGCCTCAGGTTGAGCTGTGGAGACTGGACTTTGTAGAGTGGCAGCTTGAGCtcctgaaagagaaacagacaggcatGTTTTAATTTCGCATGCCCTGAGTAGGCCTACCTGCTTGACACGTCATAAAGTTAGAGGTCAAACATGCTAGCCCATAACGTCGTTCTTAAAAAGCACGAAAGGCATTTTCCAGACGCATAGGCTTACCTTGAGGCGAAGAGCCTGGTGTATATCTCCTGCAAGCTGTCCTTTCCACCACTGGCCCTCAAGCTCCATTTAATTAAACGTGTCGGGCTGCCTGAAAATACATCACCGAAAGGCTACGTTAAGTTTATGTATTTTACCTCGCGGAACACACATGGCATTTACCATTTGACCTATATTTCCACGTTGGAATTCCATTACTGGGTAACTTCATAAGTGTCCTCAGCTGAACCAGTGTCATGATCAAAACGCGTTGGTTGGATGCATCAGAGGCGTGCAAGAGTTTTTGTATTAGATTAAAAATACTCAGGCTTTCAAGTGTCCAAATATGACTTAAATTGATGGCTCATCCGTTTAAACAATGCGAAGAGACAATGATCTAGATCTGACCTACATCTAAAACTATGCCACCAAGTCTGAGGGGAGCTATGAATGGAATGAACGAGTAAGCGAATGCCTTCTCCGGTGAGATAGAAACAATGTATTATAGGCTATAACGTTACTCTACAACGTAGCTAGGTGTTTACTGTATCACTCTCGCTAAAACAAGGCTATCATTACAAACTTGCTCCAGTGCTGGGACGACTTCCAGGTTGGCACAGTAGCCTAAACCATATATTTAGTTAACAGCGGTCGAGGGGAGAATAGTTTACTTTTTTCACCGGTCTGCCGCTATTCACATAGGTCCAACAAAAAGTTTCACGAGATGAACTTAAACAAGACACCCACCAACACTTACCCCACACATCGAGGACGAACGTTTTGAGTTTCACACCAACACAAGACTACAAGAGTCTTGAAGAGTACAAAATGTTGACAATGAACCACGAAGTTTACGGTTTCATTGTTCAAGTTTACAATAAGCAAGATTAGAACACATGGAGTGGCGATCCTGCCAATTGGATGCTCCCTTACACTCTGAACTTCCCCGCAAACGCCCAATCAAACGCAAACTTACATAGACGTACGAGGAACAAGAAGGGCCGCACATCTCATCCAGCCTCCATGCGTTTAACACACGGGTATAGTCACAGTTTCATAACTGGTAACTTGTCACAATCTATAAATAATACCATCCGATTTTTTTCTCTTACCGCCTAAAACTGCGATATCCCTAACGAAAAGTCTCATGATCTAGTTAAAATCTGGAACCGCCCCCGTGAATTTGACGGGCAGCAAGTTAAGCTAGTTAGGAACCAGACTAATCCACCTCATCCAATGAAATGAGTCGGAGGCGGATAGTGATATTGAGATATCAGTGGGTGCTCCGAGATTTGATCAAAGAATGTATGCAAAACTGGCTCTCGGAAACAGGCTAGTTTATTTACATGTTTATTTAATAGCTAGGCATACGGGTGGAATATTACTAAAGATCTACTATTTACACTCAGTCCCTTCAGCTGTTAACATGGTAATGGATCACACTCATCAAACTTGGGCTTCCTGTGCAGGCTAAATCTACTGGGCTTTGCTCACCTGGCTTCCTGTTTGGCTCATCAGATCCAGAGGTTAAagtatgaaaataaaaacatcaaagTGATGttggaaaaaaactgaataaGATCAAATGTCAAATTGTTGTCTgatgatataatataatataataagaTAATTGAATATGCCGG harbors:
- the ccnj gene encoding cyclin-J, translating into MELEGQWWKGQLAGDIHQALRLKELKLPLYKVQSPQLNLRRYFADLIAVVSNRFKLCPNARHLAVYLLDLFMDRYDISVQQLHIVALSCLLLASKFEEREDRVPKLQTLNSLGCMSSMSLVLTRPGLLHMELLLLEAFQWNLYLPTAAHFIEYYLSISVHEGDLHDGWPMVCLEKTVLYMSKYADYFLEVSLQDHVFLSFAPSLVAAGCVAASRIILRLSPTWPSRLQHLTLYPWEHLLPCVERLLLAHDGDLKEANKQKCQHPMSQMVFQSQPQSAAPHQYLQRPTLQYTQQNLAQTHGPSPYLTHTTTLQPSTTLGQGQAQTISASLDPKGNLPTRGYQLNALYTCATPQFDR
- the LOC105893415 gene encoding protein CC2D2B-like; its protein translation is MAVPLTFQLSDDFTWIALFSADSQPKSAEESPAIQYRIPQSELVEVLQRRMENKLKQSVMEWRCPHLTRWNRRYPTILSEILPKFEMQQDLSSVEEELHRLSVNMRDFKVTGMPIHMAFTDMDAVIERVRSAQIHSTEIPDTEFALCVYIHPYHNDILSVWVFLASLATRQKGTYYQPPSYGE